CGTGTTCTGCCGTTTTTTGCACAATTTCCCTGcaatttgttgtttcttttaggTGGATCTACGCTTTAAATTGCCGCTGCAAATTAAGCTTTATCGACAATACAAAATTGTCTTTGCCAAAGTCCTTTAGGTGTGCGGAATTCCCTAGCCGATCAGTCCATTCCCTAGCCGATCAGTCCATTCCCAAGCTTGGTGTGCAGGTTTTTTCAAGCAAAGTTCGAATTAGGAGATTGCAattcgcaagataaggtaaaattctactCTTGGATATCAAAGTTGTCTTGTTTGAATTTATCCAGATTACTTGACATTATCCGTAaggattttttcttaaattggaaaattggaatcttgagcaaatcttgtggatattatgtctatctctagaatatttgacatcttttgttgctctatttaaaatttccgaatcctaagcatatcggataagatcTATATCTCAGTTgggaattctgaatatatctttaaaattcgaggaATTATCTAAAAGATTTTagatctcgagagataacttttcttgaattaaaagatatcaatcattTGTgaataggagcttatctccttgaaaattccggaatcccctaaggattttcgaaaatttaataaatatttgaacatttttaaacaaaattgcctataatatatgctcccttgtgcccgacccttcggaatattaaattgcaagccttaaccgtgatcttatggggtgggatggcaatttagtataagatttcgtattctgccctttggcgagaagggacgttgatatcttataccactattcgcatactagctcgaatccccgagaatgtagcgaataaaatcttgctctagcccggatcttcgggaatgggaagatttatcggaaaatcggatttaaaggtatattatgggcatttttgtttaattttattcaaattcatctgtttcaattcaaaaattcgaaaaaataaaaaaatggaaaatccaaaagataaaaaaatgaaaaaatccgaaaataaaaaaaatggaaatcaaaatcacaaatcatcaatcaggaaaaggcattttcatgaaatttggtaccgaaagggtgttaattaaaaattaacataatcaagtccccgaaccctaaatttCTGGTTGgcggaaaataaagtattctcctgtactttatttaggtatctaatctacctaccaaaaaagattagtggcgactcctaaattaaaaattaaacctaagttgcgaattggtaggatTTGAAAGAGTCCGTAttatgttagttaattcatctaattaatctaataatccattaatctaaattaattttttaggtcgtgacactcACATTCTTGAGTAATAAGGTGAGCGTATCGTTGTGGACGCATGGGTTAGATTTAGTGTTTTGATGAAGAGGATAAGTTATACGTCGCTATGAAGGCGAGGAAAAAGCAGATATTCTCAAGAAGGGATTATAATATTGCTCTAAAGAAACTTGGGATGATCTACGTGTTTAAATTAAgaatctatttggtaacgttCCTCTGTTATTCTATTCTCGGGtacagaaaaaaacaaaaaacaaaaaaatctatttggttAATGTCGGTTAATTATTTCATTCCTGGAACAGATCAGTAGCGAGGAAGCaaatttggagcagaaacaagaagtgaaaaaaaaaaatccacttctCTGTCTTCGAGAAAAATGCTCAGAACTTATTATCGGAAATGTTTGATTTTAAAAGGATCTCTCTTATTAAGAATATtcgatttttgaaatatttgtcGTGCATATCacaaaattaattaatctacTGATAGTTACAATTTGTACTTATTTGATAACTTAATAAATATTGGGCCATATATCATAAAGACCGCTGAAAGTTAAATATTGGCTCCTTtgatctttccctttttttctttttttcgcgaCCAAtgtctttccttctcttttcgtGTCTCTTAGGTAATCATTCGTGTTCATTGGATGATCAGTTTTAAAGTGGACCAGCTCCCACCATGAAATCAAGAATCAGACCCGATCAATTGATCCCGATGCAGTTCCTGGATTGGACTAGGGtcgttttttgtttctttttttgctccTCCTTTAACACAACAGTCAAACTTGCAACCAAACAAACATGAACTCTCCACCATCATAAAATTGGTAGACTCAGCCAAAAGTAAACCAAAAATCAACAATTAAGGAAGAGATAAAATAGTCATTCAAAAATTGGATACTTAACTGACATTGAACCACAATAAATGCCAAGTATAGTAAACCTAGTATCTTACTACAGTTGAGGCAGATGAATTGAAGATTGAAGGGTAGAATTCAAGCCCTAAATCCTATTTTAGGGTAGCCGTTTCCCAGTTTGGTTCAGTAATCACCAATTCCAAAATTTGGGAATTGGGAACTGTCAAGAACCGGCCGATCCAATCCGATCCGTCTACCGGGTTGGACGGGGATTGGTACTCACCACTAGTTCATAATTTCATAGACCACTTCCATAATCGAGCTAAGTCGTATGGATTTCATTTcttaattaaattataatatGCTTGTACATTTGCGTGTCAATTTCGAATTGGTGATATAATCGTGTTTAAATGCATTAATTCTAATATGTAATTGCCGAGTTACTTTTTGCAACTTGTCATCTAACTGGAAATATCCCCTTTGAATTGACTGATAGAGGGCTTCTTTTGCCCTATCCTCTCTGTGTGATTTGATGAAGAGATGCGAACTGCGACAAGAAACGTGCCCTTATTAAGAACGGATCGAGCAAGAAATTTGAGTGAatcagatgaaaaaaaaaatactatgtATAGGCAAGTTTTCCTATCAAAAACTGATCAGAAATACGCCAAATTTCCCATCTATAAAGTCGCGTATGCATGTAGCCGcaggttcttttttttgggtcagaaatgTAGCCGCAGGTTGACGAGGATATTTCATGGCAATTCGAGACAGTCATACCTTATTCTTTAGATTGTCGCCTCACGTTAAGCTCTTCAAAGATTTAGGGTTTAGTAAATCCGTAACGTGCATGGGACGTGACATTCTATATCTGAAAAGGAGCGGCAAAATACCTCCAGATGATCACATTCGGACATGGAGGTTGACCTTGGTCCCTAACGAACAAGTAGATTTCTAACGCGATGGCTTTGTGCGGATCTCAAACAACAAATCCAAGAGAGAGAACGTGCTAGCATCTCTCTAATTTGACGGCTTATTAACTGAACAGTTGAGACATTgtgaaagagagagtgagtcGAATGCTAAATTGACATgaacaaaagagttgaacaaAAACttatttgtttcgtaaaaaataaataatttgaaaaatattttcctaaaaacgatcatttgtattgctcaaaataattagtcaaaaaaaatattttcattatcaacatgAGTATTAAAAAGATAGATAATGAGAATCGCACATAGCCTAATTcgcttgtttcatgaaaaatgaatttttttgaaaattattcttGAACTTAACCACAGATTTTTCATTAACTGTGAAAAGTCtttccatttattcattttcctaaatgaTCCAAAcgttgaaaaatgagaaaagcatATTTCGACaataaattttcttcaaaaataaaaatttacccaaaaagtATAATGCTTTTCTGTCTGTATCCCCACAATTTCCTCCCAAACTTCTTGGAATGCTTCATCATTCCCCAAGGTCTGACGAAAAACAAATGTGCAAGTCCTCAAATAAAGGGCAGTGGGGATCCATTGAACTAAACCGGGTCACAGTTGGGGTCCATAGTTTGACCGCCTAAGTCCACAAAAAAACTCACAATTTTATGTTCAATTTCAAATatgtcccaaacttttttttttttttgagaaaaaaccctcaactttatatccagtcccaaatctaccccaaactttttttcttaaataaaaccCCCAACTTTCGGTCTAatcccaaatatgccccaaacCTTTTTTATTGTCTATGAAAAAACATCAAACTTTattttcaatcctaaatctaccCCGAACACTTTTTTTCCgagagaaaaatcatcattttttactCTACTCTCAAACATATCCCTATTGGCCCTTTAGCCAAAAATCGTCGTTAGATATCCTTAATTTTCATATCCGAGGGTGGTTTCATTTTCGAGAATTTCAACGATTTTTATTGGGGTGAATTTGTTATTCACATGAAAATGCCATGTTGCTTCGTAACTATCGCTTcattactttgttaatgttggATTTTTTGTcaacgtgaaaatgccacgtcaagTTGGGACTGGATTACAgggtaaatttgaaaataaattgaaaatttatgaactttttaGACAAACTGGGATGGATTTGGGACTGcacctaaagtttgagattatttttgagataaaaaagaaaggttCGGGATAGGTTTGGGACTGAatctaaagtttgaggttttttttaatataaaaaaaagttcgaagGACAAATCAaaaattcggattttttttaaataaaaaaagtttagaatagaTTTGAGACTTCATATAAAGTTAAGGATTGTTTATGAAATTTCGCGTGTTTGAGACTAACCTTAGAACCTGAGGATTGTCTTTAGATCACGAAGTGGAATATGAATGGGGCTCGTAGGGTGTCCCAAGGGATAAGTAGCACCTAGTTTTAATGATGACAATGAGATCCTCCTGTCCCACCAACCCATGTTCCCACCACTTTAATCACTTCTCttatctctccctctttctccaCTCACATCTCTTGATACTTTAGGGCTCATGAGCACCAATCCTAGGATTCATCATGTTTAATGTCTTGAAAAGATGTAATGGAACAAGGAACAGAGAAGCCATAAGCTCAGAAGTGAGCAGTAACTTTGGAGGGTCCTACACGTAGATGATCCAATCTTACATGTTTGCTTTGGCCAAGGAGAAGTAAAAAGTTGCCATCATCTTGATCAGTGGGTTCTTTTGTCTAAAATACAGCTCGCTAGGGTATATTCAAACTTTTTTCTGTTATAGGTGAGTAATATGAAGATTTATGATGAAACTTTACGACGGGCTAAGTGTTTTCAAGAGAGAAAATAACAGTCAAGATTCTAAAATTGTCATTCGAGGTACATTTTGGTATTCGACGTTGTTATTGCACATTTTAATCCTAATAATCTTAAAATAGTGAGATTAAGTGTTTTCAATGATTTTTCCTGCTGAAAAATTTAACATGTCAGGTTTTGAAAGGGAAAGtgcatcaaaaggtttaaaacttgttggcaaagtgcaatcaagttaacttcgtccaatttgagaaacaaaaaataacgacgtggcatttttttactGTTTTCTGTAAAGAGAGCCACTGGCGTCATTGCTATATCAGCCActgtggagaaaaaaaaaattaaagagattAAAGCTCgctttgttttgcgaaaaataacttttaggaaaatgttcttCGAGTTTTTCGGTTTTGGTtcaaaaaataagctagtctagGGAAACAATTTCCACTCATGGAAAAAACCCTTTAAAAGCGGGAAAatggttttcctattttttagaagaggaaaatattttcttcatctttccttcctcctctctttcacatttcccttctttataattatttttttactttattttcattgttcatttattttttaaaaattcaaaaaaaaattattttttctcttttctctttttcttttttttttaaatttttttctcctgttctttttgtcttttctcctGCTTCCTTCGCCCGCCACTACTTCCTCCGTCGACCGCAAACCTCGGCAACAGCCGGCAGCCCGGCTATTGGGCATGAAGCGGGTtagcgagctcgaggcttgaTTGGTCTCGGCAATCTCGGGATCGCAAGATCGGCGAACTTCGCAACGATGCCTCTTTACACACGACCTAATCCTCCCTCGCCGATCATGAGAGCTCTGCTGAAACCTCTGGTGGCTGATTTGAGGTTTAAAAGAGAGAAGACGCGCAAATCGTTAGCACGGTGCTAGGTCAATAGCTCGTAGAAGGCCACAGAATAGCCGAAGTCCTTGGAATCAGAGTCGAACTCAGACCACCTGGTGTCGGCGGTGCAAGAGGCGATGCTAAAGGAGCGGGTCCACAACACCTTGGAAGCCCTAGAGACGATACCATCCTCCTCGTCTTGTCTCTCTCCATTGGTGAAATAGAAGCACTtcatctcctccctctctctcacggTCGCAGGCGCAATACAGTGCCGAGgatgagggagggagggagggagctgGCCTTGGCCGAGCTCGAGATCGTTGAGACTAGCtgagcctcgagctcacctATAGCATGTTGTCGGTCGTTACATGGCCGAAACTAGCTAAAcccagaagggaaaaaatgaacacaaaaaaataaaagagaaaaaagataaagataaataactaaaagttcatatttacaaaaatgaaaagaaaaaatagaaatagaaaaaactattaaaaggagtccatggaaaaaaatcaaatttgattttccataccaaataagaaaaaatattttccgggtgcttttcatattttagccaaacaccaaAGAATATTGtcatttccctaaaaaaaaataactttccggaaaatattttttgaaaatgttaaatttttcgctaaacaaatggagcctaaaaagaaatttgaaaagaaataaactcaaaaaaaaaaaaatgaaaagctgGTTGACATTGAATCgggatttgtttgtttgtgagTTATGGACCTTAGATATTGCTTCAAATGGTGGCGGATAATGTTTCTGGCAAGTTGGCGACGGCGGCGACAAGACCAAGTGAAGGAGGAGGACAAGGCGAGCTCAAAGTCGTTTCGCTGGGTCCGCCGACTTGGGCAGGCAGCATCGATCCCGAATGTCGATTGCAAATTCGGCACAagcttcattttcaattttactttacCTTTTAGTaccataaaagaaaatttgattttgtttcaaatataTCCAGTCCCTTTAACCCCATTTGTGCAAGCAAATATCATTCGATTCCTTCTCCAGTTACAATTTTGCCACTACGGCAAGAAGATTTCTAGTTTATTATCCAAGAAAGGATATCCAAGGGAATTATTTAACAGATGCATAattcaaggaaaaatatttatttggcTGCATATCAGCcctatttaatttattaatttttcaacagaaaatatattatattattaaaaaaaaacttaagtcTTAATTGCAATGCTATAAATATTTATGGGTGAAGAGGGAATGGGCAATTAAATCACAATTTTTGGAGGGAATTCAATCTTGGGATAGATTTGAATATGATTTTGATTATGCGGATTGGGGGTGATTTGTTTCGGGGAGGATCTGTTCCAACCCTGGAACCTAGAACTCGATCGGGCATGATCGATTCCCAATATGTGGAATTGAGAATCATTCTAAACGATGTTGGAATTGACCCCGaaatcaatgtttttttttcttctccctaaAAGTGGGAGTTTCCCtatattaaacaaaaaaaaaatgtactaaTTAGGGTTcttcataataaaataaataaataaataaataattcaagaaatcaAGGAACCGGACCTGTTATTACCCattccaaaatttttgttccagcAAATGGATTGGTCCCTCCAAAAACCACCCAAAGTCGGCCGGTTCAGTCCGCTTCACGGGTTGGACCAAGATCGATGGCCACCCCTAGTAAGAATTTGTTGATAACCTGAAAAGGTgggaacaaaattgaaaagacaagaaaatgtGAGGACTTTTATTGCTCTTTGGCCTTACAAAGAACAGCAAAATTATAGACTTTGACTTTACCATTATAGTAGAATCAACGGAAGACTAAAACTATATCCGCTGCACGGGTTGACGGACCCTATTGATAAATGTGAAACTAGGGGACTCGATAGAGAAGACAATCAATGTTAAGAGCCTAAAAATCAACCTTACCCATTTTTATAGTTGTGGCTCGAGTGGGTTCCTAGAAATTTTTCCCAAGTCAGATGAAGCTTTTGGATATTCCTtacaatttaagaagtttttGCCTCGGATTTTCATATAATTAAACATGAATTTTAAAAGTGAAGGTAACataaccaatatatatatatatatagagagagagagagagagagagagagagagagagagagagagagagagagagaattatttGATTGTTACCGTCTCATTCCTAttgaaagagaaattttcaTTGGAACAATCTATATATAGTATAGTTCTTGGAAGAACGTTGAGATCAAAGAGCTTTTACTATTTGAAAGTCCACATCAAAGGATGCTTGTCTAGTTACAGGTCATCATTCTTGGAGGATCATTTGcaaactctctccctctctctctctctctctctctcattgcctCTTTCAGATTACTAATTGatagttaattttcattatattttaaaTTGGTAGCAAAAATTACAAGAGAATGGCCTTGGCTTTGACGATACTCGTGCCATCAATCTTAGCGTGGCTTCACCATGAAATCCCCTTTAGGAAGGCCACATCAATTCTAGGAGAGTACAAGATTGGAAGAACACATAAAACACCAAGCCTCAACATAGCATCGAGTGCCGATGCGTCCATGACATGGCTTGGCACCAATTTGCAACTCTACATGAGCAACGTCCGTCTTTCATGGGAAAAAGTGTtggaaaagtcctaaacctattgtatttgtgctaattcaataataaacattttattggtgtcaattcagtgccaaacttttttacatttgtgtcaattcagttctaaactttttgcatttctattaattaattgagtcaatccggctaattttgatcagaaattcaCCGGCGTAGACATCGGTTGTCATATGTGATATGGCTAACGctaaagtgaattttttttattttattattttttaataaattgttaataaatattttcttttttcatctttttcttttctgaaccattaaaaaaatttaaaactattttaaaatattcaaataatattcaaaaatattcacatcggcgtcggccgtgccacgtagggtGACCGACGTCGACGTTAGCgaattttcattcaaaattggccggattgactcaattaacaaaaatgcaaaaggtttaagatcgaattggcacaaatacaatatgtttaaaaacattttgacatttttcccgtCTTCAGTGTATTTCACCCGTAACAATGTAGTCTCCAGAGATTTAGCTCGGCATGTATTACTGACAACGCAAAATCTACAACCAATTTAAGTAGTTACAAATATGATGGAGCAAGAGTTGATGTCACAATCGCGTCCGGCGCCTCAGGAGTTCGCACCCGCGATCAGACGGCTTCTGGGCAGATGAGTGGCTTTTCTTCATCGAACACATTTGGCATGGTGCTAGAACTTTAAGCGGTGCACCGTCCGGTCCAATGAAGCTTAGGCCTATACGGGTAGGATCGTGAACTTCTTGTCAAGCACAAGCTAATTGCCACTAATTAATATGTATCCGTTCTTGGGTGCACCTCATAACCAACTAATGTGAGATTGGGTTATGCTTAATTCTCCGTGACTTCTCCGGTGCTGCAAGATGGGAACTTGAATTCTACGAACATGGTCAATGTGATCATGCACATTATAAAGGGCGATGGAGAATGAAGGCATGGGCGATGTGCATGTGATGGTTTCTAGAGAGTTCTTGGCTGTTACCTGTTAGTCGAAAACTTtagatttagaactttcaattttaatCCACGCCTAAGATTTAAATTTAGGACTGTTGAGTGaagcaattgaaaagtttaggacaaaattaaaattggattatATGACTTTAGAGCTTCCAAATCTATGGATCCTTGAAACTGAAATTGTTAGATTCATATCGCATGAAACTTCATCTTAGATTCATATCGCATGAAACTTCATCTAACCAACTTGTTGACTTTAAACTCTAGATCCAAGTAGGTGAATATGAAGAGTGTTAAAACAAAACGATGAATATTGATTCAAATTCATAACAGTTTTCTTTACTCATTTCCTAgactttcttgaaaatgattcaGTATATTTCCCTTAATCAACCCTCTGTAAATACAGGATAAACCGGCGTCCCATCCGGTTTGAATAACCCCCAATGTTGATCCACGCCCGGAGATTTCTGATCGTCATTAAACATTTCAAAGATGAATCCTTCCAAGTAGTGGTCAGGCCTCTTAGGAGTTGACTGCATGGCCATAAACTTCTTCACAAAATGTTGATTACAAGCTTGTGCAAACAGCGGAGTGGTGACGAGTCCGCCTCCACCCGAAGGCCAACCGCTCTCGGAAACCACCACGTCCACAGAGCTCACGCCTTCCTTCTCCATCGCCCAGTAGTAAGCATCCACCATCGCGTCTAGCATGGTCTTATAACCCAAGTTGCCATCTTGAACCAATGGAACGGTCGCAGTACCTAGAGCATACTCTAGTCTCACCTTTGCCGGATCTGAGGCATACACAAAATAGGGGTACACGTTAACTAGCAACGGCGAGCTAGTGTTCGACAAGAACTTCAGGATTCCAACAATGTGGGGTCGAGCTTCGCCGTAGAATGCACCGCTTGAGGGTGGGTCGAAACTCCCCAAGCTATTGGCCCCAACTACTGTGGTCACCCTCAATCCATTCAATTGATAGAGTTCCTTAATAGCTTGTATATTTTGCATTGCCGGTAATACGTATTCAGCCAAATATCCTGGAACGACCATATTACCGACCGTAATATATTGGAAATTGATCTCATtggtgaagggatttatcggaaccgaatcagacgatcacacagagaatcgagaaaaattgaaagacgcacgagattacccaggttcaccccaagattagggctacgtcctgcaaagagattttcactatattttccGGTTtacccccgtcgggaggcgctgcccccgaacccccgcccgctgaccgggcagcgggacacccgtgtcgggggcgctgcccccgaacccccgtaTCCCGCacgtaggggtcatatgtcgttagG
The genomic region above belongs to Rhodamnia argentea isolate NSW1041297 chromosome 6, ASM2092103v1, whole genome shotgun sequence and contains:
- the LOC115741482 gene encoding probable glucan endo-1,3-beta-glucosidase BG4, whose protein sequence is MEKEGMSSVDVVVSESGWPSGRGGLVTTPQFAQAYNQHFVKKFMAMQSTPKRPNHYLYLQKMSSSLTILVLSTVALLLHYHVGITEADIGVNYVSEGFNRPPPATVVQLLKSNGIGKVRLFDPNVDMLNALAGSGIDVTLGIPNQDIRTIASSYREAMKWFNTHVLAHTNCWRYLAEYVLPAMQNIQAIKELYQLNGLRVTTVVGANSLGSFDPPSSGAFYGEARPHIVGILKFLSNTSSPLLVNVYPYFVYASDPAKVRLEYALGTATVPLVQDGNLGYKTMLDAMVDAYYWAMEKEGVSSVDVVVSESGWPSGGGGLVTTPLFAQACNQHFVKKFMAMQSTPKRPDHYLEGFIFEMFNDDQKSPGVDQHWGLFKPDGTPVYPVFTEG